One Aegilops tauschii subsp. strangulata cultivar AL8/78 chromosome 7, Aet v6.0, whole genome shotgun sequence genomic window carries:
- the LOC120968640 gene encoding uncharacterized protein, whose protein sequence is MEQGRGEAAVAEGDLERTGAETVADAVQALVGGAGGGGAASPCVGSVAAAADVEEKKVAVEDSAVPELGVTASSGPSHGPAEAGGEHVDLQNEEAAGNKRKLDIAGFNDPSDSDDDEEYNSGDEVEEWNHKSFIEHEANKIREKGKVAYYKWGKFRCPYCTTKPIPKDGLYEHLMSHARGLKTSGSDVKIRAEHAALLKAMGPI, encoded by the exons ATGGAGCAAGGCCGAGGCGAAGCTGCCGTCGCGGAAGGAGATCTGGAGAGGACGGGCGCGGAGACCGTGGCGGATGCCGTGCAGGCCCTCGTCGGCGGTGCGGGTGGAGGAGGTGCTGCATCCCCATGCGTTGGATCGGTCGCTGCGGCGGCGGATGTGGAGGAGAAGAAGGTGGCCGTGGAGGACTCCGCCGTGCCGGAGCTTGGCGTGACGGCGTCGAGCGGCCCATCTCATGGACCTGCGGAGGCCGGCGGGGAGCACGTGGACCTGCAG AATGAGGAAGCTGCTGGCAACAAGAGGAAGCTGGACATCGCTGGGTTCAACGACCCGTCTGATtctgacgacgacgaggag TACAACTCTGGAGATGAGGTGGAAGAGTGGAACCACAAGTCCTTCATTGAGCATGAAGCCAACAAGATCAGGGAGAAGGGGAAGGTGGCGTACTACAAGTGGGGCAAGTTCAGGTGCCCATACTGCACCACTAAGCCAATTCCCAAGGATGGGCTGTATGAGCACCTTATGTCGCATGCACGCGGTTTAAAGACGAGTGGGAGCGACGTGAAGATCAGGGCAGAGCATGCAGCCCTCCTGAAGGCTATGGGTCCCATCTAG
- the LOC109737287 gene encoding F-box protein At5g49610-like, translated as MPGSRAATVLDDLPEWLVVDEILARLPVKDVFRCRAVRRSWRSGTSTYAFILGHHRRQPSLPIILHDHGISRVAGASASSGEKIRPLLRYASLDICIRLITCDGLLILWRGSDFYICNPATRKCAPLPHPPRQQFISPMTVVDVLGFYRHQPSGEYRVLWVSYAAPMGTFAAVKVEQPHYLVFTVGSDQPRRIQWPTVSEDGCPAARSNHPPIHHRGSLHWAMGCSITVFDTIAETFRQMSRPAQLGSFVLLLDTGDNLALYVSTDHDRVTLDVWVLQDYDAETWGFRYRINLVAMDASPPLKLWKSIPRLAVINERSTLVLSFHVCHVILNIVLMYVLNNGVSTAIKNCCIVLLSSLSICIVKRMAMLQLEMLIP; from the coding sequence ATGCCGGGCAGCCGTGCCGCGACCGTGTTGGACGACCTGCCGGAGTGGCTCGTCGTCGACGAGATCCTCGCCCGGCTGCCTGTCAAGGACGTGTTCCGCTGCCGCGCCGTCCGGAGGTCGTGGCGCAGCGGCACATCCACCTACGCCTTCATCCTCGGCCACCACCGCCGCCAGCCCTCGCTGCCCATCATCTTGCACGACCATGGCATCAGCCGCGTCGCCGGAGCCTCCGCCTCCAGTGGTGAGAAGATACGGCCCCTGCTCCGGTACGCAAGCCTCGATATATGCATTCGCCTCATAACCTGTGATGGGCTCCTCATCCTCTGGCGGGGTTCAGATTTCTACATCTGCAACCCGGCCACCCGCAAGTGCGCCCCGCTGCCGCATCCTCCACGACAACAGTTCATCAGCCCCATGACCGTAGTCGACGTGCTCGGCTTCTACCGGCACCAGCCATCTGGAGAATACAGGGTGCTCTGGGTGTCGTACGCCGCGCCCATGGGGACATTCGCCGCTGTTAAGGTTGAGCAGCCTCATTACCTTGTCTTCACCGTGGGTTCGGACCAGCCAAGACGCATCCAATGGCCGACAGTTTCAGAAGATGGGTGTCCTGCTGCCCGGTCCAACCATCCACCGATCCACCATCGTGGTAGCCTGCACTGGGCAATGGGTTGCAGCATAACGGTATTTGACACCATAGCCGAAACATTCAGGCAGATGAGCCGCCCGGCACAATTGGGCAGTTTCGTGTTATTATTGGATACGGGCGACAACCTTGCTTTGTATGTCAGCACCGACCATGACCGCGTCACTTTGGATGTTTGGGTCTTGCAGGACTATGATGCAGAGACCTGGGGGTTTCGATACCGGATTAACTTGGTAGCGATGGATGCATCTCCACCGCTTAAGTTGTGGAAATCTATCCCTAGGCTGGCTGTGATCAACGAGCGTAGTACTCTAGTATTATCGTTTCATGTGTGtcatgttatcttgaacatcgtGTTAATGTATGTTTTGAACAATGGTGTGTCTACTGCTATAAAGAACTGTTGTATTGTTCTCCTGAGTTCACTTTCAATTTGCATTGTTAAACGAATGGCAATGTTGCAGCTTGAAATGCTAATTCCTTAG